The Canis lupus dingo isolate Sandy chromosome 26, ASM325472v2, whole genome shotgun sequence genome has a segment encoding these proteins:
- the PHETA1 gene encoding sesquipedalian-1 isoform X1, with protein sequence MPGPGIQAKIPCPCRVGKDDPGPGGAAMKLNERSLAFYATCDTPVDNSGFLYKKGGRHAAYHRRWFVLRGNMLFYFEDRASREPVGVIILEGCTVELVEAAEEFAFAVRFAGARARTYVLAAENQAAMEGWVKALSRASFDYLRLVVRELEQQLAAVRAGDCAPPPRRAPALAPKENGCACAVWSAEPPAPGPAPGPAPGPAPGPGPAGAASRPRPGPPPPLPPRRRVSEPNGPLHAASFVRLHQQYGQEVRALRSRWLRSRAQP encoded by the exons ATGCCAGGCCCTGGAATTCAGGCAAAAATACCCTGCCCTTGTAGAGTAGGCAAAGATGACCCAG GCCCCGGCGGCGCGGCCATGAAGCTGAACGAGCGCAGCCTGGCCTTCTACGCCACCTGCGACACCCCAGTGGACAACTCGGGCTTCCTGTACAAGAAAGGCGGCCGGCACGCGGCCTACCACCGCCGCTGGTTCGTGCTGCGCGGCAACATGCTCTTCTACTTCGAGGACCGGGCCAGCCGCGAGCCTGTGGGCGTCATCATCCTGGAGGGCTGCACGGTGGAGCTGGTCGAGGCCGCCGAGGAGTTCGCCTTCGCCGTGCGCTTCGCGGGGGCCCGGGCGCGCACCTACGTGCTGGCCGCCGAGAACCAGGCTGCCATGGAGGGCTGGGTGAAGGCGCTGTCGCGGGCCAGCTTCGACTACCTGCGGCTCGTGGTGCGCGAGCTGGAGCAGCAGCTGGCGGCCGTGCGGGCCGGGGACTgtgcgccgccgccgcgccgggcCCCCGCGCTCGCGCCCAAGGAGAACGGCTGCGCCTGCGCCGTGTGGAGCGCGGAgccccccgcgcccggccccgcccccggccccgcgcccggccccgcccccggccccggccccgcgggcgCTGCCTCCcgccccaggcccggccccccgccgcccctgcccccccggcGGCGGGTCTCGGAACCGAACGGGCCTCTGCACGCCGCCTCCTTTGTCCGGCTCCACCAGCAGTACGGGCAGGAGGTGAGGGCGCTCAGGAGCCGGTGGCTCAGGAGCCGGGCCCAGCCCTGA
- the PHETA1 gene encoding sesquipedalian-1 isoform X2: protein MKLNERSLAFYATCDTPVDNSGFLYKKGGRHAAYHRRWFVLRGNMLFYFEDRASREPVGVIILEGCTVELVEAAEEFAFAVRFAGARARTYVLAAENQAAMEGWVKALSRASFDYLRLVVRELEQQLAAVRAGDCAPPPRRAPALAPKENGCACAVWSAEPPAPGPAPGPAPGPAPGPGPAGAASRPRPGPPPPLPPRRRVSEPNGPLHAASFVRLHQQYGQEVRALRSRWLRSRAQP, encoded by the coding sequence ATGAAGCTGAACGAGCGCAGCCTGGCCTTCTACGCCACCTGCGACACCCCAGTGGACAACTCGGGCTTCCTGTACAAGAAAGGCGGCCGGCACGCGGCCTACCACCGCCGCTGGTTCGTGCTGCGCGGCAACATGCTCTTCTACTTCGAGGACCGGGCCAGCCGCGAGCCTGTGGGCGTCATCATCCTGGAGGGCTGCACGGTGGAGCTGGTCGAGGCCGCCGAGGAGTTCGCCTTCGCCGTGCGCTTCGCGGGGGCCCGGGCGCGCACCTACGTGCTGGCCGCCGAGAACCAGGCTGCCATGGAGGGCTGGGTGAAGGCGCTGTCGCGGGCCAGCTTCGACTACCTGCGGCTCGTGGTGCGCGAGCTGGAGCAGCAGCTGGCGGCCGTGCGGGCCGGGGACTgtgcgccgccgccgcgccgggcCCCCGCGCTCGCGCCCAAGGAGAACGGCTGCGCCTGCGCCGTGTGGAGCGCGGAgccccccgcgcccggccccgcccccggccccgcgcccggccccgcccccggccccggccccgcgggcgCTGCCTCCcgccccaggcccggccccccgccgcccctgcccccccggcGGCGGGTCTCGGAACCGAACGGGCCTCTGCACGCCGCCTCCTTTGTCCGGCTCCACCAGCAGTACGGGCAGGAGGTGAGGGCGCTCAGGAGCCGGTGGCTCAGGAGCCGGGCCCAGCCCTGA